The DNA window TCATCCCCGGTCAATTCACGAATCCCGACAATCCGGAGGCGCATTACAGAACCACCGGTCCCGAGCTTTGGACTCAGACCGGCGGAAACATAGATATACTTGTCGCCGGCGCGGGCACTGGCGGAACCGTTACGGGAACAGGGCGTTTTCTTAAGGAAAAAAATTCTGATATAAAAATAATTGCGGCAGAGCCCGCCTCCTCGCCGGTTATCTCCGGCGGAAAGCCCGGTCCTCATAAGCTGCAGGGAATCGGCGCGGGCTTTATACCGGATATCCTCGATATGTCAGTTCTTGATGAGGTGATAAAGGTAACGAATGAAGCAGCTTATGACGCCGTGAGGATGCTCGCCAAGACAGAGGGCATTTTCGTCGGTATTTCATCCGGCGCGGCTCTTTCCGCGGCAATTTCCGTTGCCGGGAGACCGACTTCTTCAGGGAAGACCATAGCTGTGATCCTTCCCGATGCCGGAGACAGGTACCTATCAACTGATCTGATTGATTAAGGCAACCTCAAAAAACGGGAATTTTCACAACATCGCATTTAATAATTATTTTCAGTTATTAGAAGTTACTTAAAATGAATGCGTGACATTTTTGAAAAGCCTTTGTTAAGAAACACAATATTATATCTGCAGAAAAGCCGCGGAATTCCCGCGGCTTTTTTACGTACGAATATAATGTTTAATTGTTATAATACTTGATTACGGCATTTTTCATTAATTGCGATTTTAGCTGTGAGAGCCTGTCATCTGTGGATTTCTTTAGGTCATCAGCGGAAATATCCGGTGAAGCTTTTGAAATTTCAGCTTTTATACTCTCATACAGCTTTTGAGCCATCATTTCGTTTCTTCTGACATTGTACTGGGATTGCAGATATTCTGATGCGGTCATGTCAAGCCCGGCAATATAATCATAAAAGATTTCTTTGTTTGTCGCTTCCTGTATCCATTCTTCTTCAAGCTTGAGTTGGCTTTGAACTTCCATGTCGGAAACTGTAAAACCTTTTTTTAAAGCGTAATCATAAATTAGATACAAGGCGGCGGCTCGGTCTATCGCTTTCTTTTGTTCTTCTTCATTTAAAGAAAAATACATGCTTATTTCATATTCATGTATCTTTACGTCGTTTACTTCTGCCACGACGTTTTTGTTTTCAAACGCTTTTTTATCATTTTTACCGATTTGCAGAAAATCGATTACATCCGCTGATTTAGCCGCAATAATCAGAACAGATGTGAGGATTATTAAAGCGAGTACCGATATAA is part of the Oscillospiraceae bacterium genome and encodes:
- the cysK gene encoding cysteine synthase A, encoding MNGIYKNFGELVGNTPAIEFSRVSELYGLSARLIAKLEYFNPAGSIKDRVALYMIENAERKGLLKPGAVIIEPTSGNTGIGLAAVAAYKGYRIIITMPSSMSIERRKLLKAYGAELVLTDASLGMKGAIQEAQRLSSEISGSFIPGQFTNPDNPEAHYRTTGPELWTQTGGNIDILVAGAGTGGTVTGTGRFLKEKNSDIKIIAAEPASSPVISGGKPGPHKLQGIGAGFIPDILDMSVLDEVIKVTNEAAYDAVRMLAKTEGIFVGISSGAALSAAISVAGRPTSSGKTIAVILPDAGDRYLSTDLID